The Candidatus Nanohalovita haloferacivicina region GCAATAGCGGATGTGGTTTTACCTGTTCCTGCAGGCCCTGCAAACAGGATGTGCGGTACTGAGTCCTCCTCTACGAAAGCGCTCAGTCTGTCAACAATGTTGTCCTGTCCAACTACTTCATCAAGGCTGTCAGGCCTGTACTTTTCTGTCCAGATGCTTATCAAGAGTTAATTCCCCTCAAGAATCAAGGTGTGATTCAAACTTTTATGTCTACGCCGACCAGTTCTCGATGTGAAAATAACAATAACAGGGACTCCAGGAACAGGAAAAACAACAGTATCAGACAATCTGGACATACCGGTAATACATCTCACAGAATTCGTTAAGGAAAAAGGCCTCGGCGAACAGAAAGAAGAGTTCGAAGTAGACATCCCTGCAATGGTAGAGGCCCTGGAAGAAGAAACAGATGATTACGAAGACGTCGTGATAGAAGGCCACCTCGCACACTACTATCCGTCCGATCTATGTATCGTACTGCGCTGTGACCCTGAGGTCCTTGACGAGAGACTTGAGGAAAGAGAGTACTCTGAAGCAAAAGTCAGGGAGAATCTGGAATCCGAGGCCCTCGATATCGTACTTGCACAGGCCATAGAGAATCAGGAAACAGTTATAGAGATAGACACAACCAACCTCTCGAGGGAAGAAGTTATCGAGAAAATGGAAGAGAAAATTGAGAAATGGCCTGAAGTAGAATCAGACTACGGAAAAGTAGACTGGAGCGAATGGTTATAGGCTGGAGTTAATCCAGTCCATCAAATCGGCCTTATTCATAGCGCCGGACTTTCTTGCGATCTCTTCACCATCTCTAACAATTACAAGTGTGGGAAGAGCTCTAACACCCATCTCGGTGCCGATTCCCTGGTGTTCCTCCATATCAACCTTTCCAAAGTGAATGTCATCCATTTCTTCGGAAGCCTCCTCAAAGTGAGGTGCCAGCATCTTACAAGGTTGACACCAGTCGGCCCAGAAATCAATTATCCAGGTCTCTTCGCTGTTTTTAATATCTTCCATCTTCTCAGGGTCGATATCTGTTGGCATACCAACAACAGTGAAATCCACTCTTAAGAAGAAACCGGTAACAAAAAATAAAGAAAGAAGAAGGCCCTGAAAATTCCAGTAAAGGCCTTACTCCTCCATGTAAATAGTTCTGATCGGGTAAGGAATATCGATACCTGCATCATCATACTTGTCCTTAACAAGCTGAGTGACTTCCGAAGAGGCCTTAACCATGTTTGCCTTCGAAGGCTTGGTCCATCCACGAAGCTTCAAGTTCACTGAAGAACCTCCAAGCTCATGAACAAGAACCTGAGGCTCTGGATCATCCTCAGTCATCTCGGCCTCCTCCAAGGTCTCCATAGCAAGATCCTTAGCCTTCTCAACATCGTCATCGTATCCAACTCCTACAACAACCTCGAAACGTCTCTCATCATAAGCAGTGTTGTTAATCACTGTATTGCTGTAAAGCGTGGAGTTAGGAACGATAACCTTTCTTCCATCGTACGTCTTGATCTCGCTCGCACGGATCTTGATATCTCTAACCGTACCGGCCTCGCCAGAAACCTCAATCTGGTCTCCAATCTTGAAAGGCCTGTTAATCATGATCAAAAGACCTGAAATAAAGTTCGCAATCATATCCTTCAACGCGAAGGACAGGCCTAGACCAATCAACCCTACCATAGTTCCCAGAGCTGAAAGAGGCACTCCGAAAACACCGAGTAAGGCGACTGCGGTTAGAGAGTAAATGACATAGGATGAAATTCTTTGAGAAGTCTTTGTAACATGCTTGTCGCCGTTTCGTCTTTCAATAGACTTGGCGATCAGGTAATCGGAAAGCTTATTCACTCCCCATCCAGCAAACATAACTGCAGCCGCTGCAATAACAAGTTCTGGACCAATATTTACTGAAGGCAGAGGAATACCCGACAGACTTGATGTCAAAGTTCCAATAATTGCCATGTAAGACAAATCCTCTGGAATTAATAAAAATTCTTTCGCAACTCTCAAACTGTGTACTCGCGATTTCAAGCACTGGAAAATTACGGAAAAAAGCAGAGACAGCAACTTGAGAACTCTGCAGTAGCTATAGTAGGTCTAGGAGCAACAGGATCAGTAATAGCTGAAAACCTGGCCAGACACGGAATAAAACTAAAGATAATAGACCGAGATTATCTCGAAGAAAACGACGTCTACTCCTCAAATATCTATACACCAGAACAATGCAAAAAATCTCTTCCAAAAGCAGAGGCCGCAAAGGATTATCTTAACCAGTTCACAGAAGTAGAGGCAAAGGTAGAAAGCCTGAAATCCGAAAATATATCAATTCTTGAAGACGCAGACATAATACTCGATGGAACCGACAACCTCGCAACAAGATTTCTGATCTCAGAATACTCCCAGAAAAAAGAAACTCCATGGATATACACTGCAGCGATAGCAGAAAAAGGATACTCAATGTTCTTCCAGGACAAATGCTTCAACTGCATCTTCGAAAAAGTAAGCACTGGAAAACTTGAAACATGCGAAACAGCAGGAGTAATGAGAGAAATATCAGGCCAGGCCGCCTTAAAATCAAGTCTCAAAGCAGTAGAATATCTTACAGGCCAGAAAGTAGAGGAAAAACTGGATGTAGTACACAAGGAAGAATCTCTTAACGTCGAATCCTCTGGTTGTCCGGTCTGCAGAGGAGAAAAATATCCTCATCTCGAAGAGAAAACCGGTACTACTGCAGTCTGCGGAGAAAACAAGTACCAGGTAGAAATACAGATGCAGGAAGGCCTCGAAGAAAAACTCAGAGAACTTGGAAAAATCAAAGCAGACAACAAATACCTGATCAGAGCCGAAGTAAAAGGAAAAGAATTCACACTATTCAAGGATGGAAGAGTAATTCTCCGGGCCAGAGACCGAGGCCACGCAGAATCACTGGTCTCAGAAGTACTGGGAATATAAAAACAATTCTCAAAAAACCGTTACTGTATGAATAGAACCTATGCAGAGGCCTCAATCACGTTAACACTTGGACTTCTAACAGTAATAACAGGTTACATAGCCGGTTTCTCAAGGCCCGCTGCATACTTCATGATACTACCGATATGCGCCTCATTCGGATTCGCAGCATACATCTCCAGCGAAGGATTCAACAAGGCCTCACTAACAGCACTACCATTACTTGTTTTCGCACTACTCGGTGGCCCTACAGCAATCTACGCAGGAATCACCGCAGTAGGGGTAGTACTTACATCAGTCTTCGCAGGAGGAGAAAAATTCCGATCCTACTACGCATCCACAAGAGTACCTCTAGCAGTCATAGGAGTAGGCCTCTCAGTAATCATAGTTTTCACTGTAATGACCAACGCAGGCCTCCAGCAAAAAGTTACTGACACAACAGCGGATCTGGTAGGCAGCGAGGCAGAAAGAGCCCTCAACAAAAGTAATGTTGTGTCCTCGCAACGCCAGCAGTACAAAAGTCTTGTAGGTTCAACAGCAAATACAACCATTATCTACACAAAGGCCTACGTGCTCAATGATACTAGAGATGATCTCAGCGGATCAGATCTTCAGGCAGTGAACACAGCCTTCGATGATGCAAGAGACAGGGTCTCAGAAAGAATGACAAACAGCACTGCATCAAGCGCTCAATCTTTGGATGTCTCCGAAAGAGTCTCCGATGTAGTCAAAGGAGAGCTCAAAGGAATGAGATTTCTGATCTTTATACCATTCATTCTCTCCTCTGTAATGCTTATGCAGCCAGTAATAGGCCTTTTAACAGCATTATTTGCTAAAATTTACGCTACAGCGGAGACAAAACTGATCTAGCTCAGCCTATTAAAGATTGGATCTCATGTCAGATTCATGACTGAAATAAAATTCGCAGATGAAGAACAGGCCTCGGAAACCCTCCCAGAAGACTTCGAGCCCTACGTAAAGGAATGGTTCAACAACAAGTTTCCAGGCCTCTCCGCCCCACAGAAATACTCCTTCGACCTGATCAATGATCATGAAAACTCGCTTATCTGCGCACCAACAGGATCAGGAAAAACGCTTTCCGCATTTCTATCAATACTCAACGACCTTTACAGAAAAGGCGATGAAGGAGAACTAGAAGACAAAGTATACGCAATATATGTCTCCCCGCTGAAGGCCCTGAACAACGACATCCAGAGAAATCTACAGGACCCGCTGGCAGAAATCAAGGAGACAGCGGAGGAAAACGGCAGAGAAGTACCGGAAGTCAGATCAGCGGTCAGAACTGGCGATACGACAGACGCAGAAAAATCAAAGATGCTGAAAACACCGCCGCACATACTAATCACAACTCCTGAAAGCCTTGGAATTCTAATCAACTCACCAAAGTTCAAGGAACACCTCAGAGACGTTGAATACCTGATAACAGATGAGATTCACTCTCTGAGCGAAAACAAGAGAGGAGTACATCTCTCAATGTCAATGGAGCGACTGGAAGACATGGCCAACACCTCACCAACCAGAATAGGCCTCTCCGCAACACAGGCCCCAATCGACGAAATCGCAAAGTTCCTGGTAGGTTATGAGGCCAACGAAGACATAGAGATAGAAGAGACCGAATACGAGGATATAGAGAAGGCAGATGAGGTGCCGGATGAGGAGTTCGAATCCAGAGGGTGCACTATTGTAGATGTAGCGGCCTCAAAAGAGATAGATCTGGAAACAGTTTCTCCGGTAGAAGACCTGATTCACACACCTGCCGATGAAATACAGGAAGCACTTTACGACCAACTGCATAACCTGATCCAGGACCACGAAACCACAATAATATTCACCAACACGCGCTCCGCCACGGAAAGAATAGTTAACGGCCTTAAAGGGAGATTCGAGGATCACTATGATGAAAATATCGGAGCACACCACTCCTCAATGAGCCGAGAAGTAAGACTCGACGTAGAAGAAAGACTGAAGAAAGGAGAAATGAAGGTAGCAGTAACATCCACCTCTCTCGAACTCGGAGTCGACATCGGAACAGTAGACCTCGTACTACAACTAGGATCTCCGAAAGGAGTAGCAAGAGGAATCCAGAGAATAGGCCGCTCAGGCCACAAAATTGGGGAAAAGGCCAAAGGAAAAATGATTGTAACAGACAGAGACGACGCAATGGAGTGCTCAGTACTTACAAAATGCGCCAAAGAAGATGATCTCGACAAAATACAGATACCAACGCATGCACTCGACGTACTATCACAACACATGGTGGGGATGGCCTGTAACCACCGCTGGGACATCGACCACGCATACAATGTCATAAGAAAAAGCTACTGCTACAAAGGCCTCAGCAGAGAGGACTTTGAATCAGTGATGAAGTATCTCGGCGGCGAGTTCGAGGAACTCGAGGATCAAAACGTTTACAGAAAGATCTGGATAGACAGAGAGGAAAACAGGTTCGGCCGCTCCGGAAAAATGACGCGCGTCATCTACATGACAAACATCGGCACTATACCTGACGAAACCGGGTACGACGTCAAGACGCGTGGAGAAGGAAAGTTTGTCGGATCGCTGGATGAAGAGTTCCTTGACCGTTTGACCAAGGGAGATATATTCACTCTTGGAGGAAAAACCTACCAGTTCAGCTACGCAAAAGGTATGAAAGTTTTCGTTGATCCAAAACCAAACCGTTCTCCTACTGTACCTTCCTGGTACTCTGAAAGGCTGCCGCTGAGTTATGATCTAG contains the following coding sequences:
- a CDS encoding adenylate kinase family protein → MKITITGTPGTGKTTVSDNLDIPVIHLTEFVKEKGLGEQKEEFEVDIPAMVEALEEETDDYEDVVIEGHLAHYYPSDLCIVLRCDPEVLDERLEEREYSEAKVRENLESEALDIVLAQAIENQETVIEIDTTNLSREEVIEKMEEKIEKWPEVESDYGKVDWSEWL
- the trxA gene encoding thioredoxin yields the protein MPTDIDPEKMEDIKNSEETWIIDFWADWCQPCKMLAPHFEEASEEMDDIHFGKVDMEEHQGIGTEMGVRALPTLVIVRDGEEIARKSGAMNKADLMDWINSSL
- a CDS encoding mechanosensitive ion channel family protein, whose product is MAIIGTLTSSLSGIPLPSVNIGPELVIAAAAVMFAGWGVNKLSDYLIAKSIERRNGDKHVTKTSQRISSYVIYSLTAVALLGVFGVPLSALGTMVGLIGLGLSFALKDMIANFISGLLIMINRPFKIGDQIEVSGEAGTVRDIKIRASEIKTYDGRKVIVPNSTLYSNTVINNTAYDERRFEVVVGVGYDDDVEKAKDLAMETLEEAEMTEDDPEPQVLVHELGGSSVNLKLRGWTKPSKANMVKASSEVTQLVKDKYDDAGIDIPYPIRTIYMEE
- a CDS encoding ThiF family adenylyltransferase translates to MYSRFQALENYGKKQRQQLENSAVAIVGLGATGSVIAENLARHGIKLKIIDRDYLEENDVYSSNIYTPEQCKKSLPKAEAAKDYLNQFTEVEAKVESLKSENISILEDADIILDGTDNLATRFLISEYSQKKETPWIYTAAIAEKGYSMFFQDKCFNCIFEKVSTGKLETCETAGVMREISGQAALKSSLKAVEYLTGQKVEEKLDVVHKEESLNVESSGCPVCRGEKYPHLEEKTGTTAVCGENKYQVEIQMQEGLEEKLRELGKIKADNKYLIRAEVKGKEFTLFKDGRVILRARDRGHAESLVSEVLGI
- a CDS encoding ATP-dependent helicase — encoded protein: MTEIKFADEEQASETLPEDFEPYVKEWFNNKFPGLSAPQKYSFDLINDHENSLICAPTGSGKTLSAFLSILNDLYRKGDEGELEDKVYAIYVSPLKALNNDIQRNLQDPLAEIKETAEENGREVPEVRSAVRTGDTTDAEKSKMLKTPPHILITTPESLGILINSPKFKEHLRDVEYLITDEIHSLSENKRGVHLSMSMERLEDMANTSPTRIGLSATQAPIDEIAKFLVGYEANEDIEIEETEYEDIEKADEVPDEEFESRGCTIVDVAASKEIDLETVSPVEDLIHTPADEIQEALYDQLHNLIQDHETTIIFTNTRSATERIVNGLKGRFEDHYDENIGAHHSSMSREVRLDVEERLKKGEMKVAVTSTSLELGVDIGTVDLVLQLGSPKGVARGIQRIGRSGHKIGEKAKGKMIVTDRDDAMECSVLTKCAKEDDLDKIQIPTHALDVLSQHMVGMACNHRWDIDHAYNVIRKSYCYKGLSREDFESVMKYLGGEFEELEDQNVYRKIWIDREENRFGRSGKMTRVIYMTNIGTIPDETGYDVKTRGEGKFVGSLDEEFLDRLTKGDIFTLGGKTYQFSYAKGMKVFVDPKPNRSPTVPSWYSERLPLSYDLGLKIGKFRQQVAQQLEMGAGDDDIVEWIMHNYYLDENTARAIFGYIKEQYQFTGEVSSHEEITVEKYIDDDNRQNLIFQTIYGRRAHDAIARILANMLQKKFGSNIGMVIDDNGFILVTPRRPVDLDGLMDDLAACNPEEQLKEAVRKTELMKRRFRHVAGRSLMILRNYAGNSKTVGQQQMKGHFLLSAIRNEYGEDFPMVKETYREIMEDAMDIKHAEEVIEGLGSDEITYDLREASIPSPFSHNLLLQGSTDVIKMEDRKERLQQMHQQVMDRIED